One Nostoc sp. UHCC 0302 DNA window includes the following coding sequences:
- a CDS encoding sugar transferase, whose protein sequence is MINKNCQSNSLKKISKFIKSILDRFVAAIALIILSPVLLSVAIAVYINMGSPILFTQKRPGKDTRIFTCYKFRTMTDLRGTNGKLLPDTERLTNLGKFLRKTSLDELPQLWSVLKGDMSFIGPRPLLIEYLPYYSERERKRHSVLPGITGLAQINGRNRLLWEDRLEFDIQYVEKQSLALDFYILFMTVWKVIARSDIDIHNLEGNFAKSRQQQLGLPIDSEVKP, encoded by the coding sequence ATGATAAATAAAAATTGTCAGAGTAATAGCCTAAAAAAGATTAGCAAATTTATCAAATCAATATTAGATAGATTTGTCGCAGCGATCGCATTAATTATTCTTTCTCCTGTGCTACTGAGTGTTGCGATCGCTGTCTACATAAATATGGGTAGCCCAATTTTATTTACCCAAAAGCGTCCCGGTAAAGATACTCGCATTTTTACCTGCTATAAGTTCCGTACGATGACAGATTTACGTGGGACTAATGGCAAGTTATTGCCTGATACTGAACGACTGACAAATTTAGGTAAGTTTTTGCGTAAAACTAGCCTTGACGAACTTCCACAACTCTGGAGTGTATTGAAAGGAGATATGTCTTTTATCGGACCTCGTCCCTTGCTTATTGAATATCTACCTTATTATTCAGAACGCGAGCGTAAACGCCATTCAGTTCTTCCTGGAATCACTGGATTAGCTCAAATTAATGGGCGTAATAGGTTGTTATGGGAAGACAGACTAGAATTTGATATCCAGTATGTTGAGAAGCAGTCCTTAGCATTAGATTTTTACATCTTGTTCATGACTGTTTGGAAAGTAATTGCTCGTAGCGATATTGATATTCATAATCTAGAAGGTAATTTTGCTAAGTCCCGTCAACAGCAGTTAGGACTGCCTATAGATTCGGAAGTAAAACCCTAA